The following nucleotide sequence is from Campylobacter coli 76339.
AATATCTTCCTCTTGTGGCAACTTTAGGAATTATAGTTTTCTTTAGTAATATCATCGGTATTATACCAGGCTTTCATGCTCCAACAGCAAGTTTAAATTTAACACTTTCTTTGGCTATTATTGTATTTGTTTATTACCATTTTGAGGGAATTCGTGCTCAAGGTTTTGTAAAATATTTTGCTCATTTTATGGGTCCTATTAAATTCCTTGCTCCTTTAATGTTCCCTATAGAAGTAGTATCTCACCTTTCTCGTGTTGTTTCTTTATCTTTCCGTCTTTTTGGAAATATCAAGGGTGATGATTTATTTTTAATGGTAATTTTGGCTCTTGTGCCTTATGTTGCGCCACTTCCTGCATATGTACTTTTAACTTTTATGGCATTTTTGCAAGCTTTCATTTTTATGATCTTGACTTATGTTTATTTAGCAGGTGCAACGATAGTTGAGGAAGGTCATTGATCTATATCTTAGAATTCTTTAAGGGTGCGTCTTTGGCTTTGATGCTTTTTGGCGCACTTTTTTTCTTTTTTAAATTTAATTCTTTTTTATACTCTTTTTTAGGACTTATCCCGGGTTTGCTTTTATCTTTAGTTTTTATTTGTCTTATAGAAAATTACGAATTAAAACTTAAAATCAATCAAGATAAAAGCAAGTAGTTTTTTAAGCACGAATTTCTTCTTTTAAAAGATATTTTACAGCTTCATAAATTTTAATAGCTGCTTTGGATTTGTTCATAGTGTAAAGATGAATTCCATCCACCCCACTAGTAATCAAATCAACAATCTGATCTACCGCATAAGCGATCCCAGCATCCTCTAAAGCTAAAGTATTATTTTCATATTTTTCTAAAATTTTAGCAAATTTAGGCGGAATTTTAGCTCCGCAAAGTTGTGAAATTTTTAACACTTGCCTTTTATTGGTAATAGGCATAATGCCTGCATAAATAGGAATGTTAATATTAGCCAAAGCACAATTTTGCTTAAAAGTGTAAAAATCCTCGTTATTATAGAAAAGCTGAGTGATGAGCTTATCTGTGCCTGCATTAACTTTGTTTTTAAGATGATGTATATCTTCGATAAAATTTCGAGATTCGTTATGTTTTTCAGGATAGCAAGCTGCATAAATTTCAAATTCTCCTTGTTTTTGGATAAAAGAAATCAAATCGCTTGCGTAAGAGAAATCCTTACTTTTTTCCAAATCATTACACACATCCCCTCTTAAGGCAAGAATTTTATCAAGTTGTCTTTCTTTGCATTCTTGAAGTATGTCTGCGATTTTTTCTTTACTAGAATGAATGCAAGGTAAGTGCACTATGCTAGGAATTTTATATTTTTCTTGAATTAAGCTTGCTGTTTCTAAGGTATTTTTTGAATTTATAGAGCCACCAGCACCAAAAGTTACGCTGATGAAGTTAGGACTTAATTGTCCTAAATCATCTAAAATTGCATTAAGATTCTTAATGTTTTCATCTCTTTTTGGCGGAAAAATTTCAAAAGAAAAGCTGCACATAAGACCTCCTTATAATTTTTTTCTTATTTTTTGCGTGGCGATAACTAAATTTTTAAGAGCAGCTACAACTTCTTCATAACCCCTTGTTTTAAGTCCGCAGTCTGGATTGATCCAAATTTGCTCTTTAGGTAGTTTGTTAAGAATTTTTTCTATGGTTGAGCTTATTTCTTCCACGCTAGGCACCCTAGGGCTATGTATATCATAAACTCCTGGTCCAACTTCTGTTTGAAAATTAACAGCTTTTAGGGTATCTAAAAGATTAAGATTTGATCTTGAAGCTTCGAAAGATATTACATCTGCATCCATTGCATCAATTTCTTTTAAGATATCGCTAAATTCGCTATAACACATATGGGTATGAATTTGTGTTTTGGTTTTTACTCCGCTATGCACAAGATTGAAAGCAGGGATTGCCCAATCTAAATATTCGCTATGCCAATCGCTTTTTCTTAAAGGCAGTTTTTCTCTTAGAGCTGCTTCATCAATTTGTATGATTTTAATGCCTGCATTTTCAAGATCTAAAACTTCATCTCTTAAGGCTAAAGCTATTTGTTCGGTACTTTCTTTTAAGCTGATATCTTCTCTTGGGAAAGACCAATTGAGTATAGTTACAGGACCTGTAAGCATACCTTTTACGATTTTTTTACTCAAACTTTGAGCAAATTTAGACCATGCTAGAGTGATAGGTTTTGTGCGTGATACATCGCCCCAAATTACAGGTGGTTTTACACATCTTGTTCCGTAGCTTTGAACCCAGCCATTTTGAGTAAATAAAAAGCCTTTTAAATTTTCTCCAAAATACTCCACCATATCATTTCTTTCAAATTCCCCGTGTACCAAAACATCAAGTCCTATTTCTTCTTGAATTTGGATACATTCTTTAATTTTTTGTTGGTTAAATTCAGTATAGTTTTGTGCTGAAATTTTTTCTTGTTTAAAAGCAAGGCGATTAGAACGCACATCAGCACTTTGCGGAAATGATCCTATGGTTGTAGTTGGTAAAAGAGGGAGTTTTAAAAATTCTTTTTGAATTTGGATGCGCTCTTTAAATTCAGGCTTTCTTATAAAGTCTTCTTTTTTTAGAGTTTGAAGTCTAGCTTTTACTTTTTCATCTAAACGATTAGGAATATTTTTAAAGAGTTCTTGATTGGCTTTAAAAAGAGGATTTTCTTCATTGCTATTTATGATAGTTTTTAAGTCTTGTAATTCTTTAAGTTTTTCTTTTGCAAAAGAGAAAAGCTTGAGATAGCTTGAGTCCAACTTGGTTTCAGATTCTGTACTATAAGGAACGTGCAAGAGTGAACACGAGGTATTTATAACTATATTTTGAGTGTATTTTTGAAGCTCTTTGATAAGTTTTAAGCTTTTTGCGTAATCATTAGCATAGATATTTTTACCATTTACTATACCTGCAAAAAGTATTTTATCGTTAGCAAACCCATATTTTTGGATTAAATTTAAGCTTTCTTTGCCTTCTATAAAATCAAGCCCCAAAGCATCAAAATTACTTTCTAGAAGTTTAGTATAAATATCTCTTAAATCTCCAAAATAGCTTTGAAGCAAGACTTTAACTTCCCCCTTATGTTTTAAAAGTTCTTTGTAAAATTCTTCAAATAAAGCAATATCTTCTTGATTTAAATCATAAACCAAATAAGGTTCATCGAGTTCTAGCCATGCTACTCCTAATGAATTAAGCTTTTTAAGAAGTTCAATGTATGCTTGTAAAAGCTTATCTTTAGCAAATTCTTTAGTGTTTTCATCTTTAAAAGCTATGAGTTTAAAGAGGGTAAAAATTCCTACTAAAACAGGTTTTGTTTCTATACCAAGTTCTTTTGCTTCAAGATATTCTTTAAAAATTTTATCCCCGCTTAAAGCTATAATGCTTGCATCATCACACTCAGGCGCTAAATAATGATAGTTTGTATTAAACCATTTTTTCATTGCTAGAGCTATGGTATCTCCATTTTTTCCTTGGTAACCACGACTTTGCGCAAAATACTCATCTAAAGGATCTAAATTTAAGTCTTTATAGCGTTTTGGAGTGATATTAAAAAGCACAGCTGTATCTAATACATTATCATAGAGTGAAAAATCATTGCTAGGAATGAAATCAATCCCCGCATTTTGGATATCTTTCCAATGTCTAGCTCTTAAATTTTTAGCAGTTTCTAAAAGTTCTTCTTTAGAACTTTGAGCTTTAAAATATTTTTCAATAGCAAATTTTAATTCCCTATTTGCACCTATTCTTGGGTAAGAAATGATTGAATTTTTCATGTTTTTCTCCTTAAAATTGATATTTAAGGATAAGAAGATTGTTAATGTTTAGACTTTATATCGTGAGATTTCAGAAAATTTAAGATTTTAATTTGTGTTTTGAAAAAATAAACTTTTTGACTTTTCTACACATTATATCTCCTTATCCACCTTTTGGACCTTTGGAAACATAATGTTAAAGCCAAAGGACGCACTAGATATTACACATCTGGCACATCAGTTTCATTTTTTCTCCTTAGAAAGTTAAATTCTGCACATTGTAGAAAAAAATATATTAAAAAAAGCTTAGTCCTTAGAAATTTAAGGACTAATTTTTAGATATTTTCAAGTTTTAATTCTTCGTTATTCATCACGCCTATGGTAGAATTTAAAACTTTTTGTGCAATTTCTTTTGCTTCATCTAAAGAATGGATAGCACAAGTTCCACATTGATAGATATTGAGTTCAGGAATTTGACTTTGATCGCTCACATTTAAAATATCTTTCATTGCAGCTTCCCAAGCCTTGGCCACACTTTTTTCATCAGGTGTGCCAATTAAACTCATATAAAAACCTGTGCGACATCCCATAGGCGAAATGTCGATGATTTCAACCAAATCCGAATTTAAATGATCTCTCATAAAACCTGCAAATAAGTGTTCTAGTGTATGTGTACCTTTTTCACTCATGATATCTTTATTAGGCACGCAAAAACGCAAATCAAATACACTAATGGTATCACCTTTTGGAGTTTTCATTGTCTTAGCTAAACGCACAGCAGGTGCGGGCATTTTGGTATGATCTACTTTAAAACTGTCAAGTAATGGCATTTTTACTCCTTTTACATAATAAATTATTTAAAAGATTATAACATCTAAAAATAATATTTAAAGCCTTTCTAAAAGAAAAAAGGATAAAATAAAGTATTAAAAATCAAGGAAAATCAATGTTTGAAGTAGTCATAGGACTTGAAGTACATACTCAACTCAATACTAAAACAAAAATATTTTGCTCATGCGCAACTTCTTTTGGAGAAGCTCCAAATACAAATGTTTGTCCCACTTGTTTGGCTTTACCGGGTGCTTTGCCTGTTTTAAATGAAGAGGCAGTAAAAAAAGCCATTGCTTTTGGAAAAGCGGTAAATGCTATCATAAACAAAAAAAGTATTTTCAATAGAAAAAATTATTTTTATCCTGATTTGCCAAAAGCTTATCAAATTTCACAATTTGATATTCCTATAGTAGAAAAGGGTGAGCTTTTTATCAATATAAATGGTGAAAATAAACGCATAGGTATCACAAGGGCACATTTAGAAGAAGATGCGGGTAAAAATATCCATGAAAATAATTATTCTAAAGTAGATTTAAACCGTGCAGGAACTCCTTTGCTTGAAATTGTAAGCGAACCTGAACTTAGAAGCAGTGATGAAGCAGTAGCGTATCTTAAAAAACTTCATTCTATCATACGCTTTTTAGATATTTCTGATGCAAATATGCAAGAGGGAAGTTTTAGATGTGATGCTAATGTAAGTATAAGACCAAAGGGCGATACTAAGCTTTACACTAGAGTAGAGATTAAAAATCTTAATTCTTTCCGTTTTATCCAAAAAGCTATAGAATACGAAGTAAAAAGACAAAGCGAAGCATGGGAAGATGGTGTTTATGATAAAGAGGTAGTACAAGAAACAAGACTTTTTGATACAGTAAATTTGGTCACAAGAAGTATGCGTGGTAAAGAAGAAGCAGCAGAATATCGTTATTTTCCAGATCCTGATTTGTTACCTGTTTTACTAAAAGATGAATTTTTAGATATTCAAATTCCTGAGCTTCCTGATGAGAAAAAAATGCGCTATATAAATGAACTCGGTATTAAAGAAAGCGATGCAGAGGTGCTCATAGGATCGCTTGAATTGAGCCGTTTTTTTGAAAGTTTGATTGCTTTAAATTTAAATCCTAAGCTTTGTGTAAATTGGTTAAATACTGAACTTATGGGACTTTTAAAAGGGGAATTAACGATAGAAAATTCCCCAGTAGATGCGATCAAACTTGGTGCCTTAATCAAGCGTATAGAAGAGGGCGTGATCAGTGCAAAAGCGGCAAAGGATGTTTTAGCCTATGTTTTTGAAAATCCAGATATGGATATTGATGAAACGATTGAAAAGTTAGGGCTTAAGCAGGTTAGTGATGATTCAGCTATCGAGGCAGTTGTTGAGCAAATTTTAAATGCAAATGCTGATAAGGTTGCAGAATATAAAAGTGGAAAAGATAAGCTTTTTGGTTTCTTTGTGGGGCAGACTATGAAAGAAGGTAAGGGAGCCTTTAATCCTAGTAAGGTCAATGAAATTTTAAAAGCAAAGCTGGGCTGATGAGCAAAATTGCAATCATCGGCGCAGGAAAATGGGGCAGTGCTTTATACAGTGCTTTAAGTATTAATAATACTTGTTTTATGACTTCTCGCACACAGCGAGATTTACCTTATTTTGTGAGTTTAGAGCAGGCCTTGGATTGTGAATATTTGGTTTTTGCTTTAAGCTCTCAAGGAATTCATTCTTGGCTTAAACAAAATTTTGTTAACAAGGGTCAAAAAATTCTTATCGCTTCTAAAGGTATAGATACTTCAACTTGTAAGTTTTTAGATGAAATTTTTAGCGAATTTATAGATAGAGATAAGCTTTGTGTTTTAAGTGGCCCTTCTTTTGCAACCGAAGTAATGCAAAATCTTCCCTGTGCTTTAGTTGTAAGCGGGGTAAAAGAAGAATTATGTAAAAAATTTGCAAGTTTTTTTCCAGATTTTATTAAAGTATATACAGATGATGATGTGCGTGGTGCTGAAATTTGTGGTGCTTATAAAAATGTTTTAGCCATTGCTAGCGGTATAAGCGATGGTTTAGGACTTGGAAATAACGCAAGGGCTTCTTTGATTTCTAGAGGTCTTATTGAAATGCATCGTTTTGGTAAATTTTTTGGAGCCAAGGAAGAAACTTTCTTAGGGCTTGGGGGTGCAGGAGATTTATTCTTAACTGCAACTAGTGTATTATCAAGAAATTATCGCGTGGGTTTGGCTTTGGCAAAAGAAAAAAAACTCGATGATATTTTACAAGAATTAGGCGAGGTAGCAGAGGGCGTGAAAACAGCCTATGCTATAGAAAAGATTTCAAAAGATAAGGCAATCTATACACCTATTGTAAATGAAATAGTACAGATCTTGCAAGGAAAAAATGTTAAACAAGCAGTACAAAATTTATTAAAAACAAAGGATAATTAGGAGTTTCAATGCTGATTAAAAATGCTAAAATTTATGGTGAAAATTTACAAGATCTTTTAATTAAAGATGGAAAGATAGTAAAAATAGGCGCAAATTTAGACGATAACGATGAAGTATTGGATGCTCAAGGAATGACTTTATTGCCATCTTTTGTGGATTTGTGTGTCAATTTAAAAAATGATAAATTCTCCCTAAGCAATCTAGAACTTTTAGAAAAGGAGTGTTTAAGAGGAGGAGTTGGTGCTATAATCTTGCGTGATTGCATGGATTTTGATGAAGAAAGCTTTTCGCTTTTTTTGCAGAATTTAAAAACTAGAAAGATTCAAATTTTTCCAAGTATTTGTGCTTTAGACAAACAAGGCAAGCTTAAGAATTTAGCTACGCTTTTTAACAAAGGTGCACATGCTCTAGAACTTAAGAGTTCGAGTGATGCAAATATTTTGCGTGTAAGTATGCAATATGCTTTAATGAAAGAAAAAAGTATTTTTGTAAAATGTCATGATGAGAATTTTGATGATAATGGCGTGATGAATGATTGTGAGGCAAGTTTTGAGTTAGGTCTTGCGGGCATGAGCACAGTAGCTGAAAGCAGTGAAGTGGCAAAGATTCAAGAAATAGCTAAATTTTATGGCGTTAAAGTGATTTTTGATTTACTCAGTCTTAAGCGTTCTATAGAGCTTTTAGGGGATGAAAATTTAAAACTTATCAGCATACACCATTTGATCAAAGATGATAGTGCGTGTGCTGGATTTAATACAGCGGCAAAACTCAACCCTCCTTTAAGAAGTAAGGAAGATAAAGAAAGTTTAAAACAAGCTTTAAAACAAGGAAAGATAGACTTTTTAAGTTCTTTGCATAGCGCAAAGTCTATTTCTTTAAAAGATTTAGCTTTTGATGAGGCGGCTTTTGGTATTCATAGCGTATGTGAATTTATGAGCCTTTGTTATACTTTTCTTATCAAAGAAGGCCTTTTAACTTGGCAAAATCTTTGCAAAGCAACAAGCCAAAATCCAAGTGAATTTTTAGGTTTAAATAGTGGAATTATAGAAGTTGGCAAAGAAGCAAATTTGGTTCTTTTTGATGAAAATGAAGAAATTTCTGCTCCAAAAAGCTCACTTTATGTAAATGACAAACTTTTTGGAAAGGTTAAACTTCACCTTGTAAAAGGTGAAAACATAATTTTAAACTAAGCCTAAAGTCCTAAGCTTAGTTTAAATCCTAAGAATACAAGTGCTGCCATTATCCCAGCGGCTGGCAAAGTAATAATCCAAGCTAGTCCTATAGGTTTCATCATGATCCAATTTGCATTTTTATTATATACACCTATACCCAAAACTGCACCGATTAAAATATGTGTTGAGCTTACTGGAATTCCAAATTGAGTTGCTAAAAGTATGACTATACTTGCTCCAAGTTCCGCGCTAAATCCTGTGGTAGGGCGTATAGAAGCTAGTTTAGAACCCACAGTGGTAATTACTTCTTTTCCTAAAAACCAAAGTCCTATAACCAAAGCGACTCCAAACATAGCTAGAGCAGCAAAAGGTACGGGAGAATTTGCATTGATAGTACCGTTTTTAAGGACATCTAAAATCGCAGCAAAAGGGCCAATAGCATTAGCTATATCATTGGCTCCATGAGAGAAGGCAAAGCTAGAAGCAGTAAAAATTTGAAACCAAGCAAAAAGTCTATCGGTGGTCTTATTTAATTCAGTTTTTTTAACAATCTTTACTATAGCAAAAGTCACAATATAGCTTATAGTTCCAATAATTCCTATAATCCAAAAATTTTGTAAAATATCTAAAGTGCTAACATTGTTTAAGCCTTTAAATAAAAACATAGCAGTAATGATAGCAGCTCCAACACAAGCGATAATAGGCATATGTGTTTTTAAAACAGAGTAGATATCTATACTTTTTTCTTTTTCTTTAAATTCTTTGATTTGATTTTTATAGAAGCTATTTTCTTGTCCCTCATCTTCTAAGGCTATAGCTGAGAGTTCTTTGATTTGCTCTTCCATACTTTTAGTTTTAAGATTTAAAAAATAATTTTCTTTAAATTTTTTTCTATCTTTTTTTAAATTTTTTAGCTCTTCGCTAAGTTTTTCTGACGGTTTGAGGATTTTTTTATCTATATAAGAGTAGATAATATAAGCTACAAGACCACCTAAAAGAGGTGAAACAACCCAAGATATAGCAATCCTTACTATCTCGCTCCATTTAACCATGGATAAGGTTTGTGATCCATCAAATTTTAAAAGACCCATCATTATGCTAGCTCCAACTATACCGCCTATAATACTATGCGTAGTAGATACAGGCAAACCTTTTTTTGTAGCGATAAAAATCCAAGCTCCCGAGCTTAAAAGTGCCGCTAGCATGATAGCGACAAAAAGCATAGGGTCGAATTGTTCAGGAAATATAACTATTCCACTGCGTATAGTTTTGGTTACTTCAGCACCTGCAAAAATAGCACCGCTGAGTTCAAAAACAGCTGCTATAATCAAAGCTTGTTTTATAGTTACTGTTTTAGCTCCCACGCTGGTGCCAAAAGAATTTGCCACATCGTTTCCACCTATGTTAAACGCCATAAATATACCAAAAATAGAAGCAAGTATAAAGAGTATGAGTTGGTGTTGGGAAATATAGCCAAATCCCCAAATAATAAATGCAATCACGCTGATAGCAAAAACGGTAAATGCGATAAGATTATCTTTTTGCATAAAATAAGCCTTTTTTGGTTTTAATTATATCTTTATAATCCTGAATTTTCAAATTTTAAAGCTCTAGTTCTTATAGCTAGCTTTTATTTATTTTATTTTTTTATAATGAAAAATAAAATAAATTGTAGAAGTTTAGGAAAAGCGATGAGAAGTATTTTGTATACAATACCCATACTTTTTTTCTCTTTGCTAAATGCCGATGAGCTAGATAAAGCTTTAAAAAATAATCAAAATAAATGGAAAAAGTTTGACTATCAAGCCACAAAAAAAGCACCGACAATAAAGGAAGAAAATATTGATTTTAAAAGTGCTTTAAATGGTTTATTATCTGATGTATTAGAAAATAAAAACGGCATTGATAAAACGGATGGAAATTTAGATTTTCAAAATGAAAATGTGCAAATTAAAAATTTAAACTCACTTTATGAGGGGGAGAATAATTCTTTGCTTTTTCAAAAAGAATTTTATGCTGCACAGGATAGTTATAATTATTCAGGTGGTTTAATCAATCGTTATGAAAAAGATGATTTTTTATTGGGCTTAAATGGCTTTATTGACGGCAAGAAAGAGCAAAAAGAAAGTAAAAGTTTTGGAGCTGAAATAGGTTATCATCAATTTATAAAAGCTTATAGTAATTATTATATTCCAAATGAAGCAGATGAAAATTTACAACTTGGAGTAAGCTTTACTATCCCGACTTATAGTGCTTTTATTTTTGATATAAGTAAAGACAGTGAAAAAACAAATTATCAAGTGTCGTACTCGCCTTATAGTGTTTTTAGTTTGAAATTGTTACACCGTGATTTTAAGGCAAAAGAAACTACGGATGATACGGTTTTACAAGTGGGCTTTAGTTTTAATTTTGATAAGAGTTTTTTGAAGCAACTTAAAAAGAAAGATAATGCTTTGCAAGAAGTTAATCGTTATGACTTCTTGCAAAGAGTGCGTTAATGCATGCCTGCGTTGTGGAATTTTTCTGGATTGTCTAGAGCATAGCGGAATTTTTCCCAATCGATTTGCTTATCCCATATTGCCACGATTAAAGCTGCGACTGAATTTCCACAAAGATTTCCAACTGCTCTCATTTCTGACATGAATTTATCAACACCTAGAAGAATGCCTATTGCAGCTACAGGTAAAACTTGTGCTAAAGTCGCATTTGCTTCAGAAATTTCCATATTTCCTAAAGCTGCTAAAGTACTTCCAAGAACGATAAATCCTGATCCTGTAACACCTACTGCACCTTTTGAAGCTATCATTAAGACTATTAAAATGCTTATTTCATGAGCCAAGCTTAAATTTACATTGAAAGCTTGAGCAAGGAAAATCAAACTCATGGCTAGATATATGTTTGTACAATCAAGATTAAAACTATATCCTGTTGGTAAAACAAGTCCTACGGTAGCCTTAGAAAGACCTGCTTTTTCTAGTTTTCTCATCAAAGGAGCAAGAGCAGACTCGCTAGAGCTTGTTGCAAATACTATAAGTACTTCTCTAGAGATAAAGCGCATAAATTTAAATATATTTACTTTTGCAAAATAACAAATCAAGCCTAAAATTCCAAAAATAAAAATAAGACAAGAAAGAAGCATTACCAATAATAAATATGCAAGATTAACCAAAGAGCCTAGACCGTATTGGGCTATGAGCACTGCCATAGCCGAAAAAGCAGCAACAGGGCTAAAATACATAATCACTTG
It contains:
- a CDS encoding Putative C4-dicarboxylate transport protein yields the protein METLSQTFAERKPPLYKRMFKSLGFWVIVGIIAGIILGYANKELAIASKPGVDYFISALKVLIGPIIFVTLVLGIISLESLKKIGSIGTKAVIYFEVVSTLALAIGIFMANIMQPGRGMNLDPSQLDTASVQKYISQTTEVSASSEIMHILKDAMPKDIITPFTEGKTIQVLVIAIVTALIISLMRVEDRQAIQRVFEVIQNFVFKILQVIMYFSPVAAFSAMAVLIAQYGLGSLVNLAYLLLVMLLSCLIFIFGILGLICYFAKVNIFKFMRFISREVLIVFATSSSESALAPLMRKLEKAGLSKATVGLVLPTGYSFNLDCTNIYLAMSLIFLAQAFNVNLSLAHEISILIVLMIASKGAVGVTGSGFIVLGSTLAALGNMEISEANATLAQVLPVAAIGILLGVDKFMSEMRAVGNLCGNSVAALIVAIWDKQIDWEKFRYALDNPEKFHNAGMH